In Rhopalosiphum padi isolate XX-2018 chromosome 3, ASM2088224v1, whole genome shotgun sequence, the genomic stretch CTCTTAACAATTCAgtcggtaaaataaaaaaagcatcaAATGCTTCCAGACCACACAACACGGATCAGGAATGGACCACCAAGACAAGTAAAAAAGCATCTCAATCTAAGAAGGTATCAACTCCAACTAGCCCTATATCTCCCACTCTACAgcagattaaaaataatccacCAGTATTAAATATGCCCAACAATACATTCGATTACGACATTTCGTTATCTCATTCTACTAATGACACGGCctctaataatatgaatatagatatagatttatCGCATTCTACAACCGATCACGCTAATGTTCCCGTTTCCGCAAATACAACATACACCGCTGATATTTCaaacactaatataaattacgatTCCAACGATATACAGTCCTTACGTAATTCCGaacaacttaataaatttttctCCGCGGATTATAACGGTCCGTTCACTACCATTGCGGAACATTCAGATATCAACCTAAAAATTGATCACTGGCACccgttaaaatatgcaaaaattttTTCCACCAATTTCATTGGCATCAACAACATCAAACCAATtggtcataaaaaaatcaaaatcacctTCAATACTAAAGTTTCAGCCAACAACTTTCTCACCTCCCCTCTACTCGCAAACATTGGATTTACAGCATATATTCCATCTACGCTTATCTACTCTTTCGGAATTATCAGAGTCGATAGTTCCCTAACCGAAGAAGATTTCTGGGAAGGACTTGATAACACAGTCCGCGCTATTGCCTTCAAACGCATTTCAATCAAAAAGGATAATGTCCTAACGCCTACTCGTGTCgtggaaataaaatttttatcccCCAAAATCCCAGATGCCGTATCAATTTACAacgtcattttcaaaatttctcCTAGCGTCCGTTCTCCCATACAGTGCAATAACTGTTTGCGATTTGGCCACACGGCTAAATTCTGTCGCAGTAAATCCAAATGCAGCCACTGTGGCTTAAATGACCATTCATTAACTACTTGCCCTTCAATCAACGCAACAGATCCAGTTTGCATCTTCTGTAAACTCCCCCACCTCTCCACTGACCGGAATTGCCAAGAGTGGTCATTCCAAAGGGATGTTAAGAAAATTATGGCTACGGAAAACTTACCCTTCCGCGAAGCAGTCTCtctcaagaaaaataattactccTCAAGTGCATTTAgctattcaaatattgttaataaacagTCTGTGTTAAATCCTTCTCATCAAGTTCCGGATACCTCCACTAACTCTTTCCCCCCGTTAACCTCTCAATCACATTACCACCATACACCTCATAGGAAGTATAACAATCATTCTTCTCActctaaacaaaaacaatttcacGTTCCCAACCAATCTAATTTTTCCCTACCAAATGGGCACTTCATAGATTATGCTAGTAAAAATCGGTCCCAGGATCCCAAACCTCCTCAATTTGATCTAACCTGGGTCAATGCCTTCTGCATCAAACTCTCCGAATCCTTATCCAACTCCCCTAGCCTCTCTCCCTTATCTCCCTCTTCCCTTCAAAACTTAATTGAATCATCCCTTATGTCTTGTCTCTCGATTCCAAAAATCTCCGTTATTTCTTCTAATGGTCAATATTCTACAATGGAATGTTCGTAGTCTTCCTGCAAGACTACCTTCTATCCAACACCTCGTATCTTCCTATAATTGTTCCATAATACTTATTTCTGAGACTTGGTTACTTCCATCCCGTAATTGCTTTATtcctcattttaatttattcagacAAGATCGAGTCGATGGCTACGGGGGCGTCGCAATTGCCGCCCATACCTCACTTAATGTatctttaatagaaattaaacccCCCTTAAAACAACTTCTCTTggaaaataatatcgatttaattggtctaaaaataacaaatattgacGGTTTACCTAATACATCATTCTGGTCCTGCTACAGTCCAAATGATTCACCTATCCCCTTTGAAGTATGGTACTCTCTCTTCCAACTCACAGATCACAACTCTTTCTTTACAGGTGACTTTAATGCCCATCACCCAGCCTGGGGTTCCACTACGTCCACCAGACGGGGTAACTTAATCTACGATGCGTTGAACTCTTCTAatcttaatatacttaataacggCTCACCTACGCATGTAGGCAGACCCAACTCAACCAATTCGTGTATTGATTTATCCTTATCCACTCCAAATTTATTCTGGCTTTCAACCTGGCGCATTATAGACGATCCTAACGGAAGTGatcatttacctattatcatatCTGTCAATGTTACAAACCCTAACTCCTTACCAAATAACAGATCTACCTTACCCAATTATCTCTCCCCCAATCTCAAATTTAACCTCAATAAAGCTGACTGGCCCCTTTTTTCTCAACTCATCAATTCCTCTATCCCTCTTCTCAACACTTACACATGTCCATTAAAAGATTATGAACAGTTCACTCATATGATCTTAGATATTTCTAAGAAAACAATTCCTATCAAACGTAATAACCTTAACAATTTCCCTCCCTCTCCCCCGTGGTGGAACTCCTCCTGTTCCGAAGCAGTTTCCAACCGCAAATCCTTATATAAAACCTTCATTCGCTCAGGCTCCGTTCAAGATTATCTTACTTATCGCAATGCCAGCGCTGCAACCACACGTCTCTTAAAAGAATCTAAAAGACTAGCTTGGAAACAATTTTGTACGAACCTCAACCCTTCTTCATCCATTCAATCTACCTGGACCACCGCTAAACGCTTTCGCAATAGTATTGTTACTCGCTCTCGTCCTCACAATGACAGTTGGTTCAATGATTTCTGTTGTAAAGTAGCACCATGTTATGTCCCTTCATCTTCTGAAGCCTTACATAATTCAATTTTGCCTGCCTCAAATACACTTACTAATCACATAATCTCCATGCCTATAACCTTAAGTGAGCTAAACGCCGCCATCGCCTCACG encodes the following:
- the LOC132925083 gene encoding uncharacterized protein LOC132925083 codes for the protein MPASSSGGDDNRPHALNNSVGKIKKASNASRPHNTDQEWTTKTSKKASQSKKVSTPTSPISPTLQQIKNNPPVLNMPNNTFDYDISLSHSTNDTASNNMNIDIDLSHSTTDHANVPVSANTTYTADISNTNINYDSNDIQSLRNSEQLNKFFSADYNGPFTTIAEHSDINLKIDHWHPLKYAKIFSTNFIGINNIKPIGHKKIKITFNTKVSANNFLTSPLLANIGFTAYIPSTLIYSFGIIRVDSSLTEEDFWEGLDNTVRAIAFKRISIKKDNVLTPTRVVEIKFLSPKIPDAVSIYNVIFKISPSVRSPIQCNNCLRFGHTAKFCRSKSKCSHCGLNDHSLTTCPSINATDPVCIFCKLPHLSTDRNCQEWSFQRDVKKIMATENLPFREAVSLKKNNYSSSAFSYSNIVNKQSVLNPSHQVPDTSTNSFPPLTSQSHYHHTPHRKYNNHSSHSKQKQFHVPNQSNFSLPNGHFIDYASKNRSQDPKPPQFDLTWVNAFCIKLSESLSNSPSLSPLSPSSLQNLIESSLMSCLSIPKISVISSNGQYSTMECSQDRVDGYGGVAIAAHTSLNVSLIEIKPPLKQLLLENNIDLIGLKITNIDGLPNTSFWSCYSPNDSPIPFEVWYSLFQLTDHNSFFTGDFNAHHPAWGSTTSTRRGNLIYDALNSSNLNILNNGSPTHVGRPNSTNSCIDLSLSTPNLFWLSTWRIIDDPNGSDHLPIIISVNVTNPNSLPNNRSTLPNYLSPNLKFNLNKADWPLFSQLINSSIPLLNTYTCPLKDYEQFTHMILDISKKTIPIKRNNLNNFPPSPPWWNSSCSEAVSNRKSLYKTFIRSGSVQDYLTYRNASAATTRLLKESKRLAWKQFCTNLNPSSSIQSTWTTAKRFRNSIVTRSRPHNDSWFNDFCCKVAPCYVPSSSEALHNSILPASNTLTNHIISMPITLSELNAAIASRKSIASGPDNISPVMLKHLPTNAVEYLLNILNKILLLNKIPDSWKEFIVIPIPKANSTTAFRPIALSSALCKTMEFILKNRLDWWLEHNSILSDNLYAFRKGREHKVFRTNTRLQITLGSASSTSH